A stretch of the Gavia stellata isolate bGavSte3 chromosome 11, bGavSte3.hap2, whole genome shotgun sequence genome encodes the following:
- the AGXT gene encoding LOW QUALITY PROTEIN: alanine--glyoxylate aminotransferase (The sequence of the model RefSeq protein was modified relative to this genomic sequence to represent the inferred CDS: substituted 1 base at 1 genomic stop codon) — MGQVQGCSLGAKVAKRRALHQPLHPGTTPSSSQKPSALARGDMAAFTQLPPRVHWDAGHCXHGMHCAAVRGAAWAASTAPLLQARLLGMARRTIATSLLRVPPPQELLRPLTVPERLLLGPGPSNVPPRILAAGGQQLLGHMHPEVLQVMDEIKAGIQYAFQTENRLTLAVSGTGHCAMEAALLNLLENGDTALVAINGIWGQRAADIARRLGANVHELLKPPGEYFTPQDIEEGLVRHKASVLFITHGESSTGVLQPLEGLGELCHRHGCLLLVDAVASLGGAPIFMDQQGIDVLYSGSQKVLNAPPGSAPISFSERAREKMLRRKAKPPSFYLDMGWLANYWGCDGEPRRYHHTAPINSFFSLREGLAMLAELGLESSWERHQANCAQLCQGLRDMGLELFVKEEKARLPTITTVTVPKGYDWKEITAFLMDNHAIEIAGGLGPSVGKVLRIGLMGCNSTSGNVDRVLHALRDALGRCRRSRL; from the exons aTGGGGCAGGTGCAGGGCTGCTCGCTGGGAGCCAAGGTGGCCAAGCGCAGGGCTCTGCACCAGCCCCTCCACCCAGGGACCACCCCCTCCTCAAGCCAGAAGCCATCGGCGCTGGCCCGCGGTGACATGGCGGCCTTCACCCAGCTGCCCCCAAG GGTCCATTGGGACGCTGGACACTGCTAGCACGGGATGCACTGCGCTGCGGTGCGGGGTGCTGCATGGGCAGCCTCCactgctcctctcctccaggctcGACTCCTGGGGATGGCAAGGCGCACCATAGCCACCAGCCTGCTCcgcgtccccccgccccaggaGCTGCTCCGGCCCCTGACCGTGCCAGAAAGGCTACTGCTCGGGCCTGGGCCCAGCAATGTGCCCCCCCGCATCCTGGCTGCAGGcggccagcagctcctgggccACATGCACCCCGAGGTGCTGCAG GTGATGGATGAGATCAAGGCAGGCATCCAGTACGCCTTCCAGACGGAGAACCGGCTGACCCTGGCCGTCAGCGGCACTGGCCACTGCGCCATGGAGGCTGCCCTCCTCAACCTCCTGGAGAATGGCGACACGGCGCTGGTGGCCATCAACGGCATCTGGGGACAACGCGCCGCTGACATCGCCAGGAGGTTGG GAGCCAATGTCCACGAGCTGCTGAAGCCCCCGGGCGAGTACTTCACTCCGCAGGACATCGAGGAG GGCCTGGTGCGGCACAAGGCTTCGGTGCTCTTCATCACCCACGGCGAGTCCTCCACAGGGGTGCTGCAGCCGCTGGAGGGGCTGGGCGAGCTGTGCCACCG GCATGGCTGCCTGCTGCTCGTGGATGCGGTGGCATCGCTCGGAGGAGCCCCCATCTTCATGGACCAGCAGG GGATTGACGTCCTATACTCGGGGTCTCAGAAAGTCCTCAACGCCCCCCCCGGCAGCGCCCCCATTTCATTCAGTGAGCGAGCCAG GGAGAAGATGCTGAGGAGGAAGGCGAAGCCCCCATCCTTCTACCTGGACATGGGCTGGCTGGCAAACTACTGGGGCTGCGACGGGGAGCCGCGAAG GTACCATCACACGGCACCGATCAACAGCTTCTTCAGCCTGCGGGAAGGCTTGGCCATGCTGGCGGAGCTG GGTCTGGAGAGCTCCTGGGAGCGCCACCAGGCCAACTGCgcccagctgtgccaggggctgcGCGACATGGGGCTTGAGCTCTTCGtgaaggaggag AAGGCGAGACTTCCCACCATCACCACCGTCACGGTGCCCAAGGGCTACGACTGGAAGGAAATCACAGCCTTTCTCATGGACAACCACGCCATCGAGATCGCTGGGGGCCTGGGCCCCTCGGTGGGCAAG GTCCTGCGAATTGGCCTCATGGGCTGCAACTCGACCAGCGGCAACGTGGACCGTGTGCTGCATGCCCTGCGAGATGCCCTCGGGCGCTGCCGCCGCAGCAGGCTCTGA
- the MAB21L4 gene encoding protein mab-21-like 4 yields MAASASRWHSYLGVIVSRERQRLEHFQRAEDILLTLLEGVHAKEPRFLVDYARNLEAFEFALCASEDAVTVEVPLRIDGDALRVLACQPRDTPAGHCSGLGICYLEMPSPGTDLEDWTSTMGVMERGGSARCLVPGKVLQHLKEQLVSAIVRCQRLFLLQPGDLSAENLQEDAMELSLLIRGGWKTVRFDIVPVVRRQQEPLRLKGRQSDRGFPEGSLRKAMEEAHFIPASPHCWRSSTHLPILKLLRAVDTLKGPRLDSLRLLDQLRSQDWGEEGGKGGLTFNHLKMVLLWSTELFPSPEDWQDLEGSVYRLLVILLRCLATRHLPHFLHPEENLFQGEPPDLASLYRKVESFAQDPRRFLRFHFGLPARTDGWQADPGTRALLQLPAKDGSFWDTAYFDILLSQFQVYRIQDGMRRSAMSQLLSKIRREIPQQS; encoded by the exons ATGGCAGCCAGCGCTTCACGCTGGCACAGCTACCTTGGGGTGATTGTGTCCCGCGAGAGGCAGCGGCTAGAGCATTTCCAGCGGGCCGAGGACATCCTGCTGACCCTGCTGGAGGGTGTCCACGCCAAAGAGCCCCGCTTCCTCGTGGACTACGCCAGGAACCTGGAAGCCTTCGAGTTCGCTCTCTGCGCCTCGGAGGATGCTGTCACTGTGGAGGTCCCCCTGCGGATCGATGGCGATGCCCTGCGGGTGCTGGCATGCCAGCCCAGGGACACCCCAGCCGGGCACTGTTCGGGGCTGGGCATCTGCTATCTGGAAATGCCCTCTCCAGGGACTGACTTGGAGGACTGGACCAGCACCATGGGTGTGATGGAGCGGGGAGGTAGTGCGAGGTGTCTGGTTCCGGGCAAAGTCCTCCAGCACCTGAAAGAGCAACTTGTTTCGGCCATCGTGCGCTGCCAACGCCTCTTTCTGCTTCAGCCAG GTGACCTCAGCGCCGAAAATCTGCAGGAAGATGCTatggagctctccctgctgaTCCGCGGCGGCTGGAAGACTGTCCGCTTTGACATCGTCCCTGTGgtgaggaggcagcaggagccgCTCCGGCTCAAGGGGCGGCAGAGCGACAGGGGCTTCCCTGAAGGCAGCCTCCGGAAGGCCATGGAAGAGGCCCACTTcatccctgcctctccccattGCTGGAG ATCCTCCACTCACCTCCCCATTCTGAAGCTGCTGCGGGCAGTGGACACACTGAAGGGACCTCGTCTGGACAGCCTTCGCCTGCTCGACCAGCTCCGCAGCCAGgactggggagaggagggtgggaAAGGTGGTCTCACCTTCAACCACCTGAAG atGGTGCTGCTGTGGAGCACGgagctcttcccctccccagagGACTGGCAGGACCTGGAGGGCTCTGTCTACAGACTCTTGGTGATCCTCCTCCGTTGCCTGGCCACTCGGCACCTGCCCCACTTCCTGCACCCGGAGGAGAACCTCTTCCAAGGAGAGCCCCCAGACCTGGCCTCCCTCTACCGTAAGGTGGAGAGCTTTGCCCAGGACCCCCGACGCTTCCTCCGTTTCCATTTtggcctccctgcacgcactgACGGCTGGCAGGCAGACCCTGGCACCCGAGCCCTCCTGCAACTCCCCGCCAAGGACGGGTCCTTCTGGGACACAGCCTACTTTGACATCCTGCTCAGCCAG TTCCAGGTGTACCGGATCCAGGATGGCATGCGCCGCTCGGCAATGTCCCAGCTCCTCTCCAAGATCCGGCGAGAAATCCCCCAGCAGAGCTGA